From Cryptococcus neoformans var. neoformans B-3501A chromosome 6, whole genome shotgun sequence, the proteins below share one genomic window:
- a CDS encoding hypothetical protein (Match to ESTs gb|CF190607.1|CF190607, gb|CF190608.1|CF190608; HMMPfam hit to Grp1_Fun34_YaaH, GPR1/FUN34/yaaH family, score: 243.6, E(): 3.3e-70): MSETKLSSGHDDVVDRHLTNDNASFAPSNGATGYHGTGGPMTRFITPGGHPMDTSQPAFPVFHRKFGNPAPLGLISFAATTFLLSLFNISTRGITVHNVILGMALGYGGLCQIIVGIEEWACGNTFGATAFCSYGGFWLSFAALYIPQFEVLASYDDPAMLDNALGLYLVAWALVTFILLLACLRSSVALICVFVFLDITFWLLAAGYLAPSTNATKAGGAFGILTAAVAAYTGLAGMLTKDTSYFILPVGDLSHST, encoded by the exons ATGTCTGAAACAAAGCTCTCCAGCGGTCACGATGATGTAGTAGACCGACACTTAACAAACGACAACGCGTCCTTCGCACCCTCCAATGGTGCTACTGGTTATCACGGAACAGGCGGACCAATGACAAGGTTTATAACTCCGGGAGGTCATCCCATGGACACAAGTCAGCCAGCCTTCCCCGTATTCCACAGGAAATTTGGCAATCCCGCCCCTTTGGGTCTGATCAG TTTCGCAGCCACAACATTTCTGCTTTCCCTATTTAACATTTCAACTCGAGGTATCACCGTACATAACGTGATACTTGGCATGGCCTTAGGCTATGGAGGTCTTTGTCAGATCATCGTGGGAATCGAAGAATGGGCATGCGGTAACACTTTTGGT GCAACGGCGTTCTGCTCTTACGGCGGCTTCTGGCTTTCTTTCGCAG CTCTTTACATTCCACAATTTGAAGTGCTCGCTTCGTATGACGATCCGGCCATGCTTGACAACGCATTGGGTCTGTATCTTGTAGCTTGGGCCCTTGTGACATTCATCCTATTGCTTGCCTGTCTTCGATCGTCCGTCGCCCTCATTTGTGTATTCGTTTTCCTCGACATCACCTTCTGGTTGCT CGCCGCGGGCTATTTGGCACCCAGCACTAATGCTACCAAGGCTGGCGGCGCTTTCGGTATC TTAACTGCCGCGGTTGCTGCATACACAGGGCTTGCCGGGATGCTTACCAAGGATACCAGCTacttcattcttcctgTCGGCGACCTTTCTCATAGCACCTGA
- a CDS encoding hypothetical protein (Match to ESTs gb|CF191930.1|CF191930, gb|CF186297.1|CF186297, gb|CF186345.1|CF186345; HMMPfam hit to PHF5, PHF5-like protein, score: 271.2, E(): 1.6e-78), whose amino-acid sequence MSKHHPDLLMCRRQPGIAIGRMCEKCDGKCPVCDSYVRPMTLVRICDECSFGTTAGKCIVCSSPAISDAYYCTECTRLEKDRDGCPRIINMGASRVDAFYERKKLGLEKGGGFKKG is encoded by the exons ATG TCCAAACACCACCCTGATCTGTTAATGTGCCGAAGGCAGCCCGGGATAG CTATTGGCCGCATGTGTGAAAAGTGCGATGGCAAATG CCCGGTCTGTGACTCGTACGTAAGGCCCATGACTTTAGTGAGGATTTGCGATGAGTGTTCTT TTGGAACAACCGCAGGTAAATGTATAGTTTGTTCATCGCCTG CCATATCGGATGCCTATTATTGCACGGAATGTACTAGGCTAGAAAAGGATCGAGATGGGTGTCCACGAATCATCAAC ATGGGAGCAAGCCGGGTGGATGCCTTCTACGAACGAAAAAAACTGGG ACTCGAAAAAGGCGGAGGTTTCAAAAAGGGATAG
- a CDS encoding hypothetical protein (HMMPfam hit to Pkinase, Protein kinase domain, score: 238.4, E(): 1.2e-68) — MSSLPEDGISGASADDAGEDVQPADTVGNAVNMRDLSHVFDTSLQMPLESQPGSTVATPSLSPSLISTAEWEQELASSPPANSAVHTSRPFPSASVTSRQNEQPSILNSHYLSPIPSSPSQKSVTAPLNAPDYLSQRTLPPEPAFPFPSIKHITPNEKSTPSNPPVAGSGQASAALSRPNSSASNDGTSASLAGKNEDSSAAMKSVSRPESIAATTNGHDIISHASGEKRPGTAIKSGRSSSSAVKPPAELISKKSFFHKMFHPNQDKHDGKNASGQSRLHLELPRDAPSNGLASGRVSPSVMGPNTTESPPLTPSGNISDIDSRPPSRAPSRPPSVRRQNSAPGHDISVQTFVDPKNAVTPPVGVLAPQPQRRLSQRSAGSPSRRSASAGQGVTAKKDESAGNSGTKFTLKDLVGLGDNKVKKASAAGSAKGSDRGSTRGSEIGDNNSTASLLKKYGVCDRAAIGKGATAVVRLAHKWDRREEKLYAVKEFRKRRKNETEKDYVKKLTSEFCISSTLHHINVVETVDLVQDEAHHWCEVMEYCPGGDLYAAIKKGGMSSQEVECSFKQIMQGIAYLHSMGVAHRDIKPENLLLDGRGHVKITDFGVSDVFRMCWEKKTHMSKGLCGSEPYIAPELFEQKEYDARLVDVWAAAIVFYCMQFQELPWRIAKPSDPTFAAYMQQYKPQHVVDASGGTHHPTPPPINNLIPRECRSVIKHMLDPDPKTRWTVDEALKDKWLGNVEVCQEGQENSHRHITAGMDIVRV, encoded by the exons ATGTCGTCGTTACCTGAAGATGGCATTTCTGGAGCTTCAGCGGACGAcgctggagaagatgtgCAGCCTGCAGATACTGTTGGCAAT GCTGTGAATATGAGGGATTTGTCCCATGTGTTCGACACATCTCTACAGATGCCCCTCGAATCACAGCCAGGCAGCACCGTCGCCACTCCATCGTTGTCTCCCAGCTTAATCTCTACTGCGGAATGGGAGCAGGAACTCGCAAGCTCTCCCCCTGCTAATTCTGCCGTTCACACTAGTCGTCCTTTTCCATCCGCCTCGGTCACAAGCAGACAAAATGAACAACCGTCCATTCTTAATTCTCATTATCTGTCACCTATTCCTTCAAGCCCTAGTCAAAAATCTGTGACAGCGCCTCTTAACGCCCCTGACTACTTGTCACAGAGGACCCTCCCTCCAGAGCCTGcgtttccctttcccagtA TCAAACATATAACGCCAAATGAAAAATCAACTCCTTCTAATCCGCCTGTCGCGGGTAGTGGCCAAGCATCTGCTGCTTTGTCAAGGCCCAATTCGTCTGCGAGTAATGATGGCACCTCAGCCTCGTTGGCCGGAAAAAACGAGGATAGCTCCGCCGCTATGAAATCCGTTAGCCGCCCGGAGTCCATCGCAGCCACTACAAATGGTCACGATATCATAAGCCACGCGTCAGGAGAAAAACGTCCAGGGACAGCTATCAAGTCTGGGCGGTCGTCCTCGTCTGCCGTGAAACCACCTGCAGAGCTGATCTCCAAAAAGTCCTTTTTCCATAAAATGTTCCATCCGAATCAGGACAAACATGATGGGAAGAATGCTTCTGGGCAAAGCCGGCTGCATCTTGAACTCCCTCGCGATGCGCCCAGCAATGGCCTAGCGAGTGGCCGAGTTAGTCCGTCTGTTATGGGACCGAATACCACTGAGTCGCCTCCTCTTACGCCCTCGGGCAATATCTCTGATATTGATTCACGACCTCCATCTCGAGCGCCAAGTCGACCTCCTAGCGTCAGGCGTCAAAACTCGGCCCCTGGCCATGATATCTCTGTTCAAACTTTTGTTGATCCAAAGAATGCTGTCACGCCTCCCGTAGGTGTATTGGCTCCTCAGCCCCAGCGCAGATTATCACAGAGGTCAGCTGGCTCTCCTAGTCGTCGATCTGCTTCCGCTGGACAAGGGGTCACtgcaaagaaggatgagtcTGCGGGAAACAGTGGTACTAAATTTACTCTCAAGGATCTTGTCGGACTGGGAGATAATAAGGTTAAAAAAGCGTCTGCAGCAGGTTCGGCCAAAGGTTCAGATCGGGGATCAACCAGGGGGAGTGAAATAGGAGACAACAATAGCACAGCATCGTTGTTAAAAAAGTATGGTGTGTGCGATCGTGCTGCCATTGGCAAAGGGGCGACAGCAGTCGTCAGATTAGCGCATAAATGGGatagaagggaagaaaaacTGTACGCGGTGAAG GAGTTCCGTAAGCGTCGTAAGAATGAGACAGAAAAGGATTACGTCAAGAAACTCACTTCAGAGTTCTGCATATCGTCAACCTTGCACCACATCAATGTTGTTGAGACAGTTGATTTAGTGCAAGATGAAGCACATCATTGGTGTGAAGTCATGGAATATTGTCCCGGAGGCGATCTCTATGCCGCAATCAAGAAGGGAGGCATGTCCAGCCAAGAGGTAGAGTGCTCATTCAAGCAAATAATGCAAGGCATTGCATATCTTCATTCCATGGGAGTGGCCCATCGAGATATTAAGCCTGAGAATTTACTTTtagatggaagaggacatGTCAAG ATAACTGATTTCGGCGTTTCAGATGTGTTCAGAATGTgttgggaaaagaagacgcACATGAGCAAAGGCTTATGCGGGTCGGAGCCTTATATAGCGCCGGAGCTGTTTGAGCAAAAAG AGTACGATGCTCGTCTTGTTGATGTGTGGGCTGCCGCTATCGTATTCTACTGCATGCAGTTTCAAGAACTGCCATGGAGAATTGCAAAACCAAGCGATCCGACATTTGCCGCCTATATGCAGCAATACAAACCACAACACGTTGTGGACGCGAGTGGCGGAACCCACCATCCCACCCCACCTCCGATCAACAACTTGATCCCAAGGGAATGTCGCAGTGTGATCAAACACATGCTTGATCCAGATCCCAAGACCAGATGGACCGTGGATGAGGCGCTAAAGGACAAATGGCTCGGCAATGTTGAGGTCTGTCAggaaggccaagaaaaTAGTCACAGGCACATCACGGCCGGGATGGATATCGTCAGAGTGTAG
- a CDS encoding hypothetical protein (Match to ESTs gb|CF194424.1|CF194424, gb|CF190188.1|CF190188, gb|CF189787.1|CF189787): MAVLQQALAPFTLKGFYLLTWGTALGSNVYKTLSSYRIFKALPRQTFGTLQSYLTPLYFSFSSITTSALLLTHLYFHPSLISSPRVEPHWLTSEEGRQGLLIVAGLVPQVLNWLVVGPLANSVVFERHRLERVEGKEYDEANPSDAMNKVNKKFTTLHTISSVLDTAALLALAGLGLVVSM; encoded by the exons ATGGCAGTCCTTCAACAGGCTCTTGCGCCCTTTACCCTCAAGGGATTCTATCTTCTCACTTGGGGGACGGCATTGGGCTCCAATGTCTACAAAACTCTT TCCAGTTATCGAATTTTTAAGGCTCTCCCGCGACAGACATTTGGTACTCTTCAATCTTATCTAACGCCACTCTATTTTTCGTTTTCCTCGATTACTACATCggcccttcttctcacccaTCTCTatttccatccatctttgATCTCTTCGCCTCGGGTTGAGCCACACTGGCTAACTTCTGAGGAGGGTCGACAGGGCCTGTTGATCGTGGCCGGCCTTGTGCCTCAAGTATTGAACTGGCTTGTCGTTGGGCCTTTGGCGAACAGTGTTGTATTTGAAAGACACAGATTGGAGAGGGtagagggaaaggaataTGACGAAGCCAAC CCTTCGGATGCCATGAACAAAGTGAACAAAAAGTTCACTACCTTGCACACCATTAGCTCTGTCCTTGACACAGCTGCCCTCCTCGCACTTGCAGGTTTGGGTCTTGTTGTTAGCATGTAA